attgtcctctctctgcctctacttctctaatcatcaggagatcccatagatctggtgaaggaaggaaagagaaagaggagaagtgGGAGAAATGATTTTTTCGGATTCTCCGAGTGTTCTTCTCGATAGGTTCGATATGACCGATCTGGTATGTAAAGTTtacagtttatgatttatttattttccgcataaagtaattgatgtgaagtcatgataattgaagatccttggttacaatatatttatgaaaattttttctAACACGTGGTATCGGAGCCAAGGTTTGAAATCATCATAATCTTCCTTTCATGATAAAGATTGTTTCTTTTGATCCCTTACAATCTTGTTATGAGATTGTGTGATAATTTGTGTTCATGATATTTTCTGGAATCGAACTGAAAAATTCATATGATAAATGATTCCtgaaaatatatgtgatatttgatggatttatggggttttttgttggtttgaaaaattttcttacatgtggATCATTGACGGTTTTCCCCTATATAGTGATATTAAAGTAGGGCTGctgaatgatatgcatgcaaataattttattaataatgtaATACTCACATATGCATAAGTTAGagaattttacatgaaagtaagtaaaattcttatattgggGAATCAATTATCTGTTGTATATTATGGATTGGTATTTTGAGATGAATGTTGGGCTACAGTTTTTTTAATACATGAGCTGCTGTTTTTAATACATGGGCTGCAGTTTTTTAATACATGGGCTGCTATTTTTAATACATGGGCTGCAGTTTTTTAATACATGGGCTGCTATTTTTAATACATAGGCTACAGTTTTTTTTAATACATGAGCTGCAGTTTTTAAATGTATGGGCTGccagtttttttttaatatatgggcTGCCAGTTTTTTTAAATGTATGGGCTGCCAAGTTTTTTTAATATATGAGCTGTCAGTTTTTTAAATGTATGGACTACTAGTTTTTTAATATATGGGCTGCCAGTTTTTAAATGTATGAGCTGCCAGTTTTTGAATATATGGGCTGTCAGTTTTCAAATGTACGGGCTGCAGTTTTTTTAATATACGAGCTGCAGTGTTTTTAATTCATAGGCTACcagattttacataaaataaaataaaatattaatccaaGTAAAATTGTCATTGTGAGAAATTAATTATCTGCTTTAAACTTGGATTAATTTTCCTAAGTATGGAGTCAATCAATATTTATATTATGATTAGCTTGTTATCACCAAATTAATTTcgttaagaaaaattataaacattgTATTAAGAAATAATCATGATAAAATTATTACAGAatgattatttgaatattatggctggcccaaaggtgcaccaactttcaaataatcattAATTTAATCAGGATAATTAATGAATGATAGTGAGATTGAGATGTCTGCCCAAAGGTGACagaccaatcaaactttataaaggttatcaattatgTCTTGATGAATGAAAATTACCAGTAAGTATAAggattagtatattgcataagttgatccaaagattgaacgcaatttactaatgaaatgttctaaactcaaagcattaatgtagtGAGCATTTTGTGTTATTGCAGTGTCTGTTCCTGTTTCATTGCATTCGTTGGCTTCTTCTATTCCAATCTTtaatgggacaaatttctctGACTGGAATGAACAAATtcagtttcaccttggtgttctgGATCTGGACTTAGCTCTGCGAATGGATAAACCGGCTGCTATTACTGAAACCAGCAGTTTGGAACAGCAAGCCTTGTATAAGTCATGGGAAAGGTCGAACAGATTAAGTATGATGTTTATGCGAATGTGTatagcaaataatattaaatcaacactccctcaactagataacgcaaaggaatatcttaaggcaGTGGAAGATAGATTTCGTTCAGCTGATAAGTCCCTTGCAGGAAGGTTGATGGCTGAACTAACCACAATGAAATTTGATGGCAGCAAAGGAATGAATGACACATGTCCTAAAAATGTCTAATCTGGCTGCTAGACTTAATACTTTGgaaatgaatgttaatgaaaacttccttgttcaatttattttgaactctttgcctcctCAGTACGGGCCtttcagattcactataacacaattaaagaaaaatggaatgtgaatgaattggcaagcatgttagttcaagaagaggcaagactCAAAGAACAGGGACAACATTCAGTAAATGTCATAAGTCACGCAGctggaagtaaaggaaagaaaataaataaaggtttaaagaaagatccattgaaggtggCGAGTACTTCGTATGGTGGTGAGGCTCGCAGGAAGGAACATTATGCTCCCAAGTGTTACTTTTGTCGTGGTTAtgggcatttaaaaaaaaatttcctgaAACGTAAAACATGGTTcaaaaagaaaggtaagcctttagcttatgtatgtttcgaatcaaacatgacacaagtTCCTTCTTACATTTGGTGGATTGACTCTGTTCTACTGTTCATGTTTCGAATTCGATGCAGGGATACCTTACGATCTAGAGCGTAAAGGAAAATGAACACATGATAGTCttggggaatggaaatcaagtgcCAGTTATGGGTGTTGGAACTGTTCAGTTGTATCTTGAATCGGGTCATTGTTTAGACCTGTTTGATACTTTGTAtgttccaaatatttctaggaacttaatttccatgtcTAGATTAGATAATGACggttatggtttgtattttgaacataaaggtttccGTATTATGAGAGGTGACTTATGTGTTGGCTCTGATATTTTGTAtgaggggttgtataaatttaatcttaatgaaaagtttGCTGAAACATTCCTCACTCTGCATCATAATATTGGAACTAAGCGTAGTAGAAAAATCAAGATTTTCTCTTCCTTGTGGTATAAAAGACTGGGTCATATATCCAGGGAAAGAATGGAGAGATTGGTAAAGGATGGGGTTCTCACGAACCTTGATTTTACTGATTTCGATGTATGTATtaattgcattaaaggaaagcaaactaaacatacaaagaaaggagccacaagaagtaagaatctattggaaattgttcatactgatgtatgtgggccttttgactcaccatctttaggtggagaaaatcattttatcacctttattgatgatttttcatgaaatgactatatctatttgttgcatgaaaagtctcaagcaatagatgctttaaaggcatatgttgctaaagtggagcgacaattagataagaaagtgaaaatcattagatctgatagaggtggtgagtattatggtaggtatgatggcATAAAACAATGTCCaggaccatttgctaaattcctagaacaacatggtatttgtgctcaatacacaatgcCTAGTACGcctcagcagaatggtgtggctgagagGCGGATCGTACTCTTAtagaaatggttaggagtatgttgagtaattccttagtacccatttcattatggatggaagcCCTTAAATCGGGTTCCTAATAAGGCAGTtcagaaaactccttttgaactGTGGACGGGAAGGAAACTGAGTTTAAGAcactttcatgtttggggttgtccagcagagattagagtctataatccaaatgaaaggaaattggaTTCAAGGATTGTGAGTGGGTATTTTATTGGATACCCAGAAAAGTCTAAAGGGTATAGGCTTTACTGTCCTAATCATAGTATGAGAATAGTTGAATCTAGTAATGCAAAGTTCCTTGAAAATGGTGAAATCAGTGGGAGTGATATATCGCGAAATGTGGTCATTAAGGAAATTCAGGTTCCTATACCGATATCAGACCTTTAACAGAAATTGTTGTTCCTTTAGTTGTTGAAAGGCATGATAACACTGAACAACAATCTAATGATGTATCACTTGgtaatgaaaatgtcaccattGAGCAAATTGTAGAACAATCACAAGAACtagcattaaggagatctcaaagagtaaGCAAACCAACTATTTCTGATGATTATTCAGTATATCTGCAAGAGGCTGATTATGATTTAGGAACTAGTAAGGATCTAGTTACAttttcacaagccattgaaagtgatgattctgaaaagtggatcaatgccataaatgatgagttgaaatctatggaacaGAATAAAGTTTGGGACACCGTTGATTTGCCTGAAGGGTTTAAAacagttgggtgtaaatgggtctttaagaccaaacacgactgtaatggcaacattgaacgatataaaactagacttgtagcaaagggtttcactcagagggaaggtgttgattataaagagacgttTTCTGCTGTGTCTAAAAAGGACTCTCTTAGAATCATTatggctttggtggctcattttgattcagagttacaccaaatggatgtgaaaactacttttttaaatgggaatttagatgaagaggtatatatggatcttcctgaaggtttaatgattaaaggaaaagagcacatggtttgcaaattaaagaaatcaatatatggacttaaacaagcttccaggcaatggtattttaaatttcatgatgCCATCACGATCTTTGGTTttaaagaaaacactgttgatcggtgtatatatctaaaggtcagtgggagcaagtttatctttctgattctatatgttgatgatattttacttgccagtaatgatcttggcttattgaatgataccaagagatttctttctatgaactttgaaatgaaagatatgggtgaggcaacttatgtgattggaattgaaatattcCGGGACAGATCACTTGGATTGTTAGGGTTGTTTCAgaaaggatatattaataaagttctagaaagatttcatatggctgattgtaaaccaactcctGCTCCTATTTGTGAAGGGGACAAGTTCAGTCTAAAAGATTGTCCACAGAATGAATTCGAaaagaaaagtatggaaaatattctTTTTGCATCTAttgttgggagtttgatgtatgtgcagacttgtacgagaccagatattagttttgcagttggaatgctcgggaggtaccaaagtaatcccggaatggagcattggaaagctaCAACGAAAGTCTTGAGGTACTTAAAAGGAACCAGACATTGTATGCTCACATATAGGAGAACAGATCAGTTGGAGGTGGTTGGCTACTCTAACTCAGATTTTGCTGGATGCGTTGATAGTCGTAAGTCAACGTATGGCTAGTTGTTCCTGTTAGCTAGAGGAGCAATGTCATGGAAGAGCGCCAAACAAACTATCATAgcagcatctactatggaagctgaatttgtggcgTGCTTTGAGGCCACAATTCAGGCTTTGTGGTTGCGAAACTTTATCTCAGGACTTGGGATTGTCGACAGTATAGCCAGGCCCTTAAGAATTTATTATGATAATTCCGCAGCAGTATAAAGCAGTAAACATTATTTCTGTTTACCATAACTCACGTGATTAAAGAGATGGTTCACTGTTAAATAGAAATGGTCTTTGATAAAGACATTACAGGGACAGTATGATAACTTCCTGTTATAGATCATAGTTAAATGGTTTATTAGTTTTGTGGTACATGGAAGGAAAGATGTCACTCTAATGATATTTACCACCATGACTCGTACTAATGGGTTGCTTGATTATGATATTATGTTAATCtcattgaaaagtataaataagccaatgttttgtgcacattatgaatattttttaatccatattaatatcattcatatgggccaagtgggagaatgtaggatttatatcccaaaggatatgtcccacatgaatgatgtgGATCCCACATATAGGGAATGTGtctcatatgataaggatatgaattaatggttgtatgggttaactaaaatgttagcttatttaatatgagaaattaatggtggaagtaTGAAGAGATTCCTATAGATAAATactatagatatatatgtatataatatatatatatatatatatatatatatatatatatataatattagctactattatgggtgTAGCTATAAGGGCATGCTATACATCAAGTTAAACTCTAAGGGGTTAACTACATGGTGGTATTAGCTGtaaagaaaagataggaagaaaggaattgtcctctctctgcctctacttctctaattATCAGGAGATCTCATAGATCTGGTAAAGGAAGGAAATAGAAAGAGGagaagtgggagaaacgatttTTTCGGATTCTCCGGGTGTTCTTCTTGATAGGTTCGATATGGCCGATTCCGGTATGTAAAGTTtacagtttatgatttatttattttccgtataaagtaattgatgtgaagtcatgataattgaagatccttggttacaatatatttatgaaaattttttctAACAGTGAACTCTTAATATTACCAGTTGTGATCATTAATACTTTCTTTAAAATAAGATCCAGACTCCACTGCATAACCATCGGAACAACTCCATACCTAACCATAACTTTAGAACTTAGGAGGTCAAGGCCACGTGCTCTCCTATTTCAaaacttttaattttataatttttaaaaataatgatgttATCGTTTTAATTATTAtacttttttattaataaaaagtgcataatataaaaatatcattAATTTATTCTAATAGTTAAGAGTTAAAAGGGCTTTCAAATTAGGTGTTTTGTGTTGTGAAGATAGTTCTTGGTTGTAGAGCTTGCGTATGCTGACCCACCAGGTGTGTCCCCATGACCTTGGACATTTGATTCATAACATTCAATTCTATATATTTCTAccattaattaaataacctcattTCCaattattcttattttaattttcttttttgcaaaaaaaaaaaaaaaatttcagtacCTTTCATATTTACATAATTTCTCTAGAGGATGAGTGAGGTTGaatacgtttttttttttttttttcaacataaatTTTTGGAGAGAATGCttccctttttgaaaaaaactattaacatgcaatataaatattttaaaatttttattttttatttaaaatttaaaagttcTAATCATTAGAATTTTAATAACATTTTGGTATGCATCATCATTGCAACCATGCCAACGCTACATTGCTTGACGTCGGTCGTCTTCATCATGGGTCATTGTTGCTCAAATTGTTGGACGGCAACTCTGAAacatgagagagggagagacatTACATGAAAAGCCAGAAGACATTTTCGATTCAAGATAAGCATATGTTCAATGTACCTAACAAGTACTCGTACATTAAAGGCCCGCGGGGTTAATTTTTAATAGCTAATATATTACATAATTTCTCTGCCTTCAGAGCTCAGAACGTGACCATGGGCAAAAACGCAGCGCTACAGGGGGTACTTTTGCTTTGGTTGCTGTCCGTACCGGCAGCCGCCCCGTTCAGTTGCTGTGGCGATGGAAGCCCAAGCGGAGGTtgtagagaaagagaaagaaaagccCTCTTAAACCTGAGGCAGCTCGTGCTTGAAGACCCTTCAAATCGACTCTCCTCGTGGACTGGCGATGACTGTTGCGCGTGGAAAGGAGTTGAGTGCGACAACAGAACAGGGCATGTCCTCCAACTTGACCTCCGAAATCCAATCGACGATCCCGATGCCGCCGATTATGAGAGGTCCCAACTCATGTTTGGAAGTGTAAATAGTAGTTCTTTGCTGGAGTTGAAGCATCTGGAGTACCTGGACCTCAGCTCAAATGACTTTGGACATGCACACGTCCCGGGCGGCTTCTTCCATTCCCTCGCAAATTTGAAGTATCTTAACCTGTCCCATGCCGGTTTCGCTGGTCTTCTTCCTCCCCAACTCAGAAACCTTTCAAGCTTGCAGTATCTAGACGTCGGAGGTTACGAAAATGATCTGAACGGGGGCAACCTCGAATGGGTTGCCCGGCTGCCCGCCCTTGAATTCCTGGACATGAGTTGGGTCAATCTCAGCCAGGCGTCTGACTGGCTACAGGTGATGACCATGCTCCCTTCTTTATCAGAGCTGTACTTGTCTCATTGTGAACTAGTTCACGCCCTTCGCACTTCAATATCATATGCTAACTTGTCTTCCCTCCTCTCCCTCGACCTCTCATCTAATTACCGATTGAATTCTTCGGTGTTCGACTGGCTCCCGACCCTCCCCTCTCTTGTTTCACTTAATCTCAGTGGGAGCAATTTTCAGGATGCGAGCCCAGTTTCAGTTTCGAGTGCGCTTGGCAACCTTACTTCCCTGACAAGACTCCGCCTGGCAAGGAGTGGCCTTGGAGGGGGAATTCCGAGTTCGCTTGGAAATCTTTGCCGTTTGAAGGATTTAGATTTGTCGCACAACCAACTCACTGGAGGTGTGTCTGAATTTCTGGGAAATTCATCTCCCTGCTTTGAGGGAAAATTAGAGTATCTGGACTTGAGCTGGAACGGACTCACAGGCCAATTGCCTAGTCAAGCACTGCGGGGATTCGGAAACTTATCTTTCTTTGATATTTCCTCCAACGCTTTTTCCGGCCCGATTCCTGAAAGCTTGGGGAGTCTTTCAAAGTTACAGGCACTTTACATGTCCAACAATTCCCTCGACGGTATTGTCACTGAGCTGCACTTTGCAAATCTTACGTCATTGATGTCATTTTTTGCCTCTTCAAACCCCTTGATTTTGCAAGTGAGCTCCGACTGGGTTCCTCCCTTCCGCAAACTCAATGGAATATCGATGAGGTCCTGGCGACTAGGGCCTCGGTTTCCTGCGTGGCTCCTGGGGCTAAAGAATTTGACATTTATAGATTTTTCCAATGCTGGAATCTCAGATGTTATACCTACTTGGTTCTGGGGGTTATCCCAAATTGAGTATTTGTATCTGCAGCACAACCAAATCCACGGCAGCATTCCGATTATCTCTTTCGGAAAGTACATACTTCTAGGTTCCAACAACTTTTCTGGCTCGCTGCCTCGCATCTCTTCTGAAACACTACAGAGATTGGATCTCTCCAACAATTCATTTCATGGAACACTTTCTCCAATCTTCGGTAGGAAGAGTAGTATTAATAACAAGGAAAACAACATGGAAGTTTTAAATCTCTCAAACAACCTCCTTTCTGGAGAACTTCCTAAACATTGCTGGATGAATTGGAAAAATTTAGTGAAGTTGAGATTGGGAAGAAATAGTTTGACAGGAAATATACCAACTTCAATGGGTTCTTTGCGTTGGCTTGGCTCGCTGAGTTTGCGTAAGAACAAACTGTCCGGAAACTTGCCGCAATCGTTGCAAAATTGCACTTCCTTACAATTGTTGGATCTCGGTGAGAATGAATTCTCTGGGAGCATACCCCCTTGGGTGGGAAAAAGCCTGTCCATACTTAGGATTCTCGCCCTTCGTTCAAATAAATTGAATGGCAGTATTCCTCTTGAACTGTGTCGTCTCAATTTTCTTCAAATTTTGGACCTTGCACGTAATAACCTATCTGGTACTATTCCTCAATGCTTCCATAACTTCAGTGCCATGACTAACAATGTAAGCCCAAAAAGGGGTCTCGGCTTTCACTACCAGAGAGATGAGATTGGGATAAATTTGCCAGAAGAATTAACATTGGTGACAAAAGAAATGGAGTATGAATACAAAGGCACCCTGCTTGTCGTGAAAAGCATGGATCTTTCATCCAACAACTTATTTGGAGGGATCCCAGAAGTTGTAACAAATCTCAATGGTCTGCAATCTCTGAACCTGTCCAATAATCATCTTGGAGGGGAGATCCCCAAGAAGATTGGCTCTATGAATTCATTGGAGTCCATTGATTTGTCGTTGAACCAACTTTTGGGTGAAATCCCGCGAAGCATGTCAAACTTATCATTTTTGAGTTATTTAAACCTGTCATGCAACCATCTCTCTGGAATGATTCCACTGAGCACCCAAATCCAAAGCTTCACTTGGCGCAGTTTCACCGGCAACAATGGGCTCTGCGGCCTCCCACTAGCTGAAAATTGTACGAAAAATGATGCGGTTGATCATCAGCTTCCAACTACACCAAGTGGTGGGGGTACCGGTGAAGATGACAACCATGGATGGATTGATATGCAGTGGTTTTACATTAGCCTACCGGTGGGATTTGTCGTTGGTTTTTGGGCGATTCTCGCTCCCTTGGCCTTCATCAAGACTTGGAGATATGCTTATTTTCGGTTCTTGGATGACATTAAATTCAAATTGTTCGGGTTCTAATTAACTAATTACATTGCCAATCTCTCTATtgtactatatatacatacacacacacacacacacacatgctaCGATTATGAATTGTTGATGATGTATTGTCATTTGTATgcccatttttattttaatataattaactATATTGGtttaatttcatttcattgtccATTTGTTAgcttcataattatttaattctatcGTTGATGCccattaaaattttaatctaaatttaatctaaattaagaaataataaaaatgtttCAAGAGGCAAATTAAATTGAAGCCTAACTTGCGGGATAAACAAAGTTTTGATAATAATTTATCTTTGTTCAATAAGTGTAGTTGTTTTTGGGAGGTCTTTAATGTTTATTTTATCTGTAATTTTTCATTACTTGTCTTATAACcgccctcctttagttaaaaaaaaaaagtgtagaaAAAGTCAATgctcattaaaattttaatctaaATTTAATATAACTTAATAAATAGTAAAAATGTTTCAAGAGGCACTCATTAAATCCTAACTTGCGGGGCGGATTCAATGGATCCAACAATTTAGCCTAGCTCAATATTAAATATAAGGGTGTTCATGGGTTTAGTTGGGTTGGTTTGGATTTAAAATTCTAATCGATCCAATcttatttcataaatattaaatattaagtAGAAAAGGGTATGGTTTGAATccattggggttgatttgattattAGATGGGTTGTGTTAGATTGACAGTTTAGTTTGTTTAaaatcgtaaaaaaaaaaaaaaaaaaaaaataccaagaaATATTTGTGAGACTTTTACCAAAAACATAGTAACATATGTTAGCACCACTACTTAAGCTAATGAtgtttaatttaaatatattaaaatagcagattttatatatttgaaaaataatagtttatattaattaatttaataatatgaTATAACTTAATAAGTAATTTCCAATTTACAATTTTTCATTGATACCATAATATAAAGAAAGTTAAGGAAGTACTCaaaaaaatattatgtttatTCTCTCACACGCCTACCATCAACtgtattaaattataaaatgaaaaatttatttattgtctTCCAAAAGCACCAAAACATcacatataaaaatatttttaagaatataaatagAAATTAAACAATCTAAATTGTGTCAATCTCATATTTCATCCTATACATTCTTTTATAGGTCACAAATAATTGTAAacccttatttattttatttcttttttttaatacatGCATTAGAGGTAGATCGATTCACAACATATTAATTATGATTATGTAACTCCCAAGCTAACAGAAAAATTAAtggattaaatttttatttaatacattaaaaaaataatatggaGAGAAAATAGCACCTATGAAAAAATAAAtgacaaaacaataatttttatGAACCCATACTATGAACCAACAAAGAATgagtattttcaaatttcattataaaagaaaaaaaaaaaaacatctcttCCTTCATGCAAGAtggaataaaataaattataaacttTTGGaataagtaattttttaaaattttaatatcctCATAAAATCTTTGTTAGATCCACATCTTATTTCATATATCAATAAACATTTCACAAATTAAATGTAACCAATTAAAGTTCATGAACTTGAGGGGACTAAGTAATTGTATGAGAGCCTTGAAATTcattttgtaaaataaaaatatttaaatattttaaaaagtacAGAATCTACTAAAACACCctaactttttaaaaataataatgcatCCTCGACAATTACGACAAACCTCATAAAACTATtcgttaataaaaaat
This region of Malania oleifera isolate guangnan ecotype guangnan chromosome 10, ASM2987363v1, whole genome shotgun sequence genomic DNA includes:
- the LOC131166485 gene encoding receptor-like protein EIX2, encoding MGKNAALQGVLLLWLLSVPAAAPFSCCGDGSPSGGCRERERKALLNLRQLVLEDPSNRLSSWTGDDCCAWKGVECDNRTGHVLQLDLRNPIDDPDAADYERSQLMFGSVNSSSLLELKHLEYLDLSSNDFGHAHVPGGFFHSLANLKYLNLSHAGFAGLLPPQLRNLSSLQYLDVGGYENDLNGGNLEWVARLPALEFLDMSWVNLSQASDWLQVMTMLPSLSELYLSHCELVHALRTSISYANLSSLLSLDLSSNYRLNSSVFDWLPTLPSLVSLNLSGSNFQDASPVSVSSALGNLTSLTRLRLARSGLGGGIPSSLGNLCRLKDLDLSHNQLTGGVSEFLGNSSPCFEGKLEYLDLSWNGLTGQLPSQALRGFGNLSFFDISSNAFSGPIPESLGSLSKLQALYMSNNSLDGIVTELHFANLTSLMSFFASSNPLILQVSSDWVPPFRKLNGISMRSWRLGPRFPAWLLGLKNLTFIDFSNAGISDVIPTWFWGLSQIEYLYLQHNQIHGSIPIISFGKYILLGSNNFSGSLPRISSETLQRLDLSNNSFHGTLSPIFGRKSSINNKENNMEVLNLSNNLLSGELPKHCWMNWKNLVKLRLGRNSLTGNIPTSMGSLRWLGSLSLRKNKLSGNLPQSLQNCTSLQLLDLGENEFSGSIPPWVGKSLSILRILALRSNKLNGSIPLELCRLNFLQILDLARNNLSGTIPQCFHNFSAMTNNVSPKRGLGFHYQRDEIGINLPEELTLVTKEMEYEYKGTLLVVKSMDLSSNNLFGGIPEVVTNLNGLQSLNLSNNHLGGEIPKKIGSMNSLESIDLSLNQLLGEIPRSMSNLSFLSYLNLSCNHLSGMIPLSTQIQSFTWRSFTGNNGLCGLPLAENCTKNDAVDHQLPTTPSGGGTGEDDNHGWIDMQWFYISLPVGFVVGFWAILAPLAFIKTWRYAYFRFLDDIKFKLFGF